The Theropithecus gelada isolate Dixy chromosome X, Tgel_1.0, whole genome shotgun sequence genome includes a window with the following:
- the LOC112616319 gene encoding protein SSX5-like has protein sequence MSLPEDDGPIRAHPWRQVCDRALHLVTLSPFWKVGRESASSIKALLCGRGEAREDPPCSAFNDIAQYFSKKEWEKMKASEKIIYVYMKINYEAMTKLGFKVTLPPFMHNKRATDFQGNDFDNDHNGGNQVECPQMTFSKLQRILPKEGPAGLCSVTGATRIA, from the exons ATGTCACTGCCCGAGGATGATGGACCAATCAGGGCA CATCCCTGGAGACAAGTCTGTGACCGTGCACTACATTTGGTGACTCTCAGTCCATTCTGGAAGGTGGGAAGGGAGTCAGCCAGCAGCATTAAAGCCCTACTGTGTGGCAGGGGAGAAGCTAGGGAAGATCCCCCATGTTCT gCCTTCAATGATATTGCCCAATACTTCTCtaagaaagaatgggaaaagatGAAAGCCTCAGAGAAAATCATCTATGTGTATATGAAGATAAACTATGAGGCCATGACTAAACTAG gtttcaaGGTCACCCTCCCACCTTTCATGCATAATAAACGGGCCACAGACTTCCAGGGGAATGATTTTGATAATGACCATAATGGCGGGAATCAGG TTGAATGTCCTCAGATGACTTTCAGCAAGCTCCAGAGAATCCTCCCAAAG GAAGGACCAGCTGGCCTCTGCTCTGTAACTGGGGCCACTCGCATCGCTTAG